The Asticcacaulis sp. EMRT-3 region GGCCTGATCCGCGACCTGATCCATCCCTCGCCCGACAAGCCGTTGTTTGTCGTCGGCAGCGGCTATAGCGCCATCACCGCCCTGTCGCTGTCCACCCTGCTGAAGGACAGGGCCTATGCCGGTTTTGTGGCCTTCAATCCCTATCTCGGCGGCGGGATCGCGCCCGGTACGCTGTGGCACCGTGACCAGCCCTTGCCCGGCTATTGGGGCGGGATCGCCCAAAGCTGGCAGATGGAGAATCCCGATCTTCGCTTGCGTATCAAAAGTGATCCGTGGCGCAAGCAGATGGCCGGGGCCTATGCCGGTGTCACCAGCCTGCATCTGCCGGTGGTCGCCTTGCGCCAGCACGGCGCGCCGGTGCGCCTGTTCGAGCCGAAAACAGCCGTTACATCGGCCCTGAATGCCGCCTCGGCCCTGTGCGCCCATGTGCCGCGCTGCAAGCTGGCCACCAGCGCCGGGGAACAGGCCTTCGGCGGCGAACTGACGGCTTTTCTCGATACTCAGACGTCACCCGCGCCTTAGGACAGACGAGCATAGCCCTGAACCGCCCTTAAAAGCGGCTTTCCTCAAGAAATTCACCACGGATAGACACGGACGGTCGCAAGCGGCCACACGGATAAGAGCAGATTTCTGACCTTATCCGTGTGACGGCCACAGGTCGTCATCCGTGTCTATCCGTGGTCCAACTTTCTGAAGACCTTCCATTCTAATCGGCCGAATCGAGATCGGGATAATTGGCCAGCAGGGCGCGGGTTACGCCAGCGCGCAGGGCGTCCGACGTTTGCGGCTTTTGCGCGCGGTAATCGGCCATGATCGCCGCCGCCGGGCGTCTGGCCACGGCATCGACAAAGTTTTTGCCGTCCGGAAAGACGTGCTGCATCTGCACGCTGAGAAACAGATCGCCATAGAGATCGGCGGGCGTCGGCGATGGCGCTTCGGCAAGGGCGGGCAGCGCGAACGCCAGAGACAGAGCCAGAGACAGGGCGAGTATGAGCGGTTTGAGTTTGATGCGCCAATCATAACCGGCCCTGGCGCGCGGCGCACCCGGTCTCACGGGATCGTCATCTTCGCCTTTGACGCGCCCGGCGCTTCGTCTATGAT contains the following coding sequences:
- a CDS encoding alpha/beta hydrolase; the protein is MPSILILTLTLSLGMAGCSRQKGGHDRQPGQAFLASRIPSGLAPQYYPPEGFVWDGYRADGLPEARYGVASPPVNPHAQVLILADADYPAEVYFELARQLLAAGYGVWILEPPGQGGAGHYLLQGKAIYAPNDHDAEAVAAGLIRDLIHPSPDKPLFVVGSGYSAITALSLSTLLKDRAYAGFVAFNPYLGGGIAPGTLWHRDQPLPGYWGGIAQSWQMENPDLRLRIKSDPWRKQMAGAYAGVTSLHLPVVALRQHGAPVRLFEPKTAVTSALNAASALCAHVPRCKLATSAGEQAFGGELTAFLDTQTSPAP